In Candidatus Sedimenticola sp. (ex Thyasira tokunagai), the following proteins share a genomic window:
- the rlmH gene encoding 23S rRNA (pseudouridine(1915)-N(3))-methyltransferase RlmH → MRIHLISVGNKMPRWVQEGYQEYAKRMPQECSLQLVEIAPGHRGKSADVARTVRDEGERMLKAIPRNCRVMALDVKGKAWSTEQLSSQLGGWMGEGQDLALLVGGPEGLAAECLQRADNRWSLSPLTMPHPLVRVVVAEQLYRAWSLLRNHPYHRA, encoded by the coding sequence ATGCGAATCCATCTCATCTCTGTCGGTAATAAAATGCCCCGCTGGGTCCAGGAGGGGTATCAGGAGTACGCAAAACGAATGCCGCAGGAGTGTTCTCTGCAGCTGGTGGAGATTGCCCCCGGTCATCGCGGCAAGAGTGCCGATGTGGCACGGACAGTACGGGATGAGGGAGAGAGGATGCTCAAGGCGATTCCCCGTAACTGCCGTGTGATGGCGCTGGATGTGAAGGGCAAAGCGTGGAGCACTGAGCAGCTCTCCTCCCAGCTTGGCGGCTGGATGGGTGAGGGGCAGGATCTGGCACTACTGGTGGGTGGCCCGGAAGGGTTGGCGGCTGAGTGTCTGCAACGGGCTGACAATCGCTGGTCTCTTTCACCTCTGACTATGCCTCATCCATTGGTACGGGTGGTGGTGGCTGAGCAGCTTTACCGCGCCTGGAGCCTGTTGCGCAACCACCCTTATCACCGCGCCTGA
- a CDS encoding Maf family protein produces MSPPQIYLASLSPRRSELLTQIGVSHEVVRVVVDEGLQADEAAAKYVVRLALEKAQAGLAAIGDRPYRPVLGADTAVVVDDRILGKPADRDEALTMMALLSGRSHRVLTGVALAKAAGSESLLSVSSVTFREVSADEALAYWQSGEPTDKAGGYGIQGLGALFISHLEGSFSGVMGLPLYETGELLRGAEIKTPGI; encoded by the coding sequence ATGTCCCCTCCTCAAATCTATCTCGCTTCCCTATCACCCAGACGGAGTGAACTTCTGACGCAAATCGGCGTCTCTCATGAGGTGGTAAGGGTTGTGGTGGATGAGGGCCTTCAAGCGGATGAGGCGGCAGCCAAATATGTGGTTCGTCTCGCCCTGGAGAAAGCGCAGGCGGGCTTGGCTGCCATCGGTGACAGACCTTACCGGCCGGTGCTCGGAGCCGATACTGCAGTAGTGGTGGATGACCGGATTCTCGGTAAACCCGCCGACCGCGATGAGGCACTGACAATGATGGCGCTGCTCTCCGGTCGCAGTCATAGGGTTCTAACCGGGGTGGCGTTAGCCAAAGCAGCCGGCAGCGAAAGTCTGCTCAGTGTCAGTAGTGTCACCTTCCGTGAAGTGAGTGCTGATGAGGCTCTAGCCTACTGGCAGAGCGGTGAACCCACCGATAAGGCGGGGGGTTATGGCATTCAGGGGCTGGGTGCACTTTTTATCTCTCACCTGGAGGGAAGTTTCTCCGGTGTGATGGGGCTGCCGCTGTATGAGACGGGGGAACTGCTGCGGGGTGCCGAGATCAAAACTCCTGGCATTTGA
- a CDS encoding type II toxin-antitoxin system RelE/ParE family toxin, whose translation MAEVTSILQTTSFKKAVKKLNANQKKDLDAAVKVLVSNPGLGANKKGDLSFLKVYKFKMAKQLTLLGYSYDDGDLILELMALGSHENFYRDMKLKF comes from the coding sequence TTGGCTGAAGTTACCAGTATTCTACAAACTACTTCATTTAAGAAAGCCGTTAAAAAGCTAAATGCCAACCAAAAGAAGGATCTTGATGCTGCTGTAAAAGTACTTGTTTCAAACCCTGGTCTCGGCGCTAACAAAAAGGGCGATCTTTCCTTCCTGAAGGTCTACAAATTTAAGATGGCCAAACAACTCACTCTTCTAGGTTACAGCTATGACGACGGCGACCTTATACTAGAGTTAATGGCGCTCGGATCACACGAGAATTTTTACCGTGACATGAAGCTGAAATTCTGA
- the rng gene encoding ribonuclease G, with protein MSEEILVNVTPPETRVAVIENGVVQEIIIERALRRGLVGNIYRGKVCRVLPGMQAAFVEMGLERAAFLHASDISIQNGNTEERDINISELVQEGREVVVQVVKDPLGTKGARLTTHLSIPSRYLVFMPSLTSPGISQKIEDEEERKRLRSIIEEFTSDSILAGNFIARTAAEGMSLETLKTDMRFLTRLWHTIKDRLDTTPTGKLIHEDLPLYLRAIRDLVNPEVEKLRIDSRASWVKLKRFAEKLLPDNTVQIEYYPGERPIFDLYAVEDEILKALHRKVQLKSGGHLVIDQTEAMTTIDINTGAFVGHRNQEETIFKTNMEAAQAICRQLRLRNLGGIIIIDFIDMTDEEHKRQVIRALEKCLARDHAKTHISEVSSLGLVEMTRKRTRESLEHILCETCSCCGGRGSLKTAETTCYEIFREILREARQFDVESLLVLASQEVVDRLQDEESSTLGELEDFIGKTIRLQAESLYSQEHYDVVLI; from the coding sequence ATGAGTGAAGAGATACTAGTCAATGTCACCCCCCCCGAAACGCGGGTGGCGGTGATCGAAAACGGGGTGGTGCAGGAGATTATCATCGAGCGCGCCTTGCGCCGCGGCCTGGTGGGCAATATTTATAGGGGCAAGGTGTGCCGTGTGCTGCCGGGAATGCAGGCGGCATTTGTAGAGATGGGGCTTGAACGCGCCGCTTTCCTCCACGCCTCGGACATCTCCATCCAAAACGGAAACACGGAAGAGCGCGATATCAATATCAGCGAACTGGTCCAGGAGGGTCGTGAAGTAGTGGTACAAGTGGTTAAAGACCCACTCGGCACCAAGGGAGCTCGACTCACCACCCACCTCTCCATTCCCTCCCGCTATCTGGTTTTTATGCCGTCTCTGACCAGCCCCGGTATCTCACAGAAAATTGAGGATGAGGAGGAGCGCAAACGTCTGCGATCTATCATTGAGGAGTTCACCAGTGACTCCATCCTCGCCGGTAACTTCATCGCCCGCACCGCCGCCGAGGGGATGAGTCTGGAGACACTGAAGACCGACATGCGTTTTCTTACCCGCCTGTGGCACACCATTAAGGATCGCCTCGACACCACCCCGACGGGCAAGCTGATCCATGAGGATTTGCCACTCTATCTGCGCGCTATAAGAGATCTGGTCAATCCAGAGGTGGAGAAGCTACGCATCGACTCCCGCGCCAGTTGGGTGAAGCTGAAAAGGTTTGCTGAGAAGCTGCTACCGGACAACACCGTACAGATCGAGTACTACCCCGGTGAGCGGCCAATCTTTGACCTCTATGCTGTTGAGGATGAAATTCTAAAAGCACTACACCGCAAAGTGCAGCTCAAATCGGGCGGCCACCTGGTGATCGACCAGACCGAGGCGATGACCACTATCGATATCAACACCGGCGCCTTTGTCGGCCACCGCAATCAAGAAGAGACTATCTTCAAGACTAATATGGAGGCGGCACAGGCGATCTGTCGACAGCTTCGACTGCGCAACCTCGGCGGTATCATCATTATCGATTTCATCGACATGACTGATGAGGAGCATAAACGCCAGGTGATCCGGGCGCTGGAGAAGTGTTTGGCACGGGACCACGCCAAAACCCATATCTCCGAGGTCTCCTCCCTGGGCTTGGTGGAGATGACCCGCAAGCGTACCCGTGAGTCGCTGGAGCACATTCTCTGCGAAACCTGTAGCTGTTGCGGTGGCCGCGGCTCGCTAAAGACCGCTGAAACCACCTGTTATGAGATCTTTCGTGAGATCCTGCGTGAAGCACGACAGTTCGACGTTGAATCACTGCTGGTACTCGCCTCTCAAGAGGTGGTGGACCGGCTACAGGACGAGGAGTCTTCAACCCTTGGAGAGCTGGAGGACTTTATCGGAAAGACCATCAGACTGCAGGCGGAGAGCCTCTACTCCCAGGAGCACTATGACGTGGTGTTGATCTAG